The Pseudoxanthomonas sp. genome segment TGCGCGGCGCTTAGCGACAGGCGCGACAGGCGCTGGGCAAAGGCCATGTCCTGCTGCCAGTGAAGGTCGAATTGGCAGCGGACTAACTGCTCGGCGTAGAACGCTTGGGCCTCATCGCACACTAGGCGTTGCCACAACTCCGCACCTAGGGTCAGGACCAGTTCGTCGCAAGGTACCGAGGCCAGAAAATCCTCGATCGCCGGCAAGGCGCTCTCGGCCTGGTAGGAACTCCAGGTCCACTTCCATGGAATGCCCTCCAGCGGCGTCTGCCGCGCTCCTAGCATCGAAACTGATGCCTCCCCCGGCAGGGCCAGGATCTGATGGGAAGCCAGGACCTGCAGGGCTTCCATGGCCAGCTCTGTCGTGGGCGCAATCGCCAAACGCTGCTGGTGAGCTTGAAGCAGGGCCCACAGGTACACGGCACCAGGCAATCCCAGGTCATCCAGCGTGTGAGGCGTCATCGAAGCCGGCCGCATTGCAGGGATACTAAGATTAACTTAGTATCCAGCGGCAGGCACTTCGGCCATCCTTTTCATCTGGATGCGACCCGAGGCCTGTGTGTCCGAATCAGCTGACAAGCGATCGAATTTCGCCAGGCGCCTGAAACAGGCGCGCCTGGGACGAGGCCTGACGCAGGCTCAGCTGGGTGTTTTGGCTGGTATGGAGCCCGACGTGGCGAGCACCCGCATCAACCAGTATGAGCGTGGCGTCCATGAGCCGCGCTCGGCCACGGCCAAGCAGCTGGCCGAGGCCTTGGGCGTTCCGGCCGCCTTACTCTATACCGATGACGATCTGCTGGCCAAGCTGCTGCTTCGGTGGGGATCACTGACCAAGCAGCAGAAGCGCGAGCTGGTCAAGCTGGTCGAGGCCACGCCCGGAAAGTAGAGGGACAATCGCATGGGCGATAGCCTTGGGGAGGTGTCCCGTCGGGCACTGACTCCGCCAGCGTGCTCATTCACCCTACCGAGCCCTGACATGGGGTCGTCATCTGCTGATGGCGAAAAGACCAGTTCGGAATAACCTCCGAGATTCTGGGCAATGAATCGGATTGAACGATTAGGGATCGTTATCGCGGGTAGGAAAAGTATGAGGGTCGGCAGGGATTCGTGAGAAATACAGCCGAATCCGCTTTAAGTTTTTGATGTTGCGTGCTTTTCTTCTTCATACGCCGCTGAGGCCACGAAGTGGCCTATTAGCACTTCGCGTCGAAACTGAATAGACAGAGTCCGCTACCCTCTCGGCTCGGCGATCTGCGTCCAGTGGGGCTCCAAAACGATCTCGGTGAATTGGAGAGGCGCGACCTTACGTTCCAGGTCGAGCGTGTAGTCTCCGAACCGATTGATGTGGCTGGTCCGATACGGCGACAAGCCGCCCAGAACCTCGGGATTCAACTCCATCCCCTCCTCCTGCAGGCTGGCCAACGTGCGTGTCATCTGGTCTACGTTGTGCAGGATGCAGGATCTCCTTGAGCTGCGCGATAAGCGTATCAGCACGCTTGCCGTGCTCTACTTGGTAGGCCAACAGTCTTTGCTGGGCCGTGTTCTCCAGGTTCTGCATCAGCCGGATGTACAGGTCGGCCGCATCGTCCCATGTCTTGGCGTGCTGGGACCGAATGAAGATCGTCGCCAAGGCATAGCGCTTGGCCGGCTTGAGTTCGGCCAGTTCGCTGGCATCGAGCGCACGCGCCATGGCGCGGAACTGCTTCAGCTTCGGAACCGGAATATCCACGGCCGGCAACTGCTGGGCCAGATGTTGCAGGCGTTGGATATGTTGCAGATAAAAGCGCACTTCCTTATTGGTGGGCCGTTTGGGCTCGCGCTTTAGCGCATTCCAGCCGGTATATGTGGCATTGGCCGGTGCGGCCAACAGTTCCTTGATCAAGCTCTTGGCTGGCGCGGTCAAGGCCTCATTGATGCTGCGGTAATACTGCTCATGCACCTGCTCGCGGGCCTGAACCGCAATCTTCTCCAGCGTACTGAAGCCCGGCAGCTCAAAGCGATGGTGAACCAGCTCCTCCAGCAGCACGTTGATGATGTCGGCGATGACATGCTTGGTTTGAGCGGCGGCCTGGGCCACCGTTGCCAGCCATTCCCTCCCGCTGACATCCAGCGGACGAACGCGCAGGAACTTTCGCAGGCGCGCCATATGGGCGCGTTTAGCGCCGGAGACGTCGTAGCGATTCAAGTCTCGGATGGATAGCGCCCGGCGCAGCCCGGCTGCCTGGGCAATATGTTGCCGAATCCGTTCTGGGACATCGGCTAGGATCACGAAGTAGCCCAGCCGCTGGAACATCTTCAGGTGAATGAGCACAGCCAACTGAGTGGTTGGCTGGGTCGCCATGCTACGTGCGAGGCGCACTTCGCCGCCGCTGGGCGTGTAAATCTCGTCCAGTTCCTTGGCCGTGGGATCAGGTTTCAGGCGCGGATACGCGGTCTCGTGCAGCGTCGCCATGCAGTGCCCTGGTCAGGGTTGAGGTCAATCCCAGTGACGCCCGTCCTCGGCGCGCACGGAGGCTTCCAGAAAGCAGTGGTGGTTATCGGCAACGCGATGCATCTCATCCAGCAGCATGGCCATCCTCTCGTCCATGTCCGCGGCGTCGACCACCGGCATCGTGAGTCGGTACTCGCTTCCCTCGGCATCAAGCCGATGGGCTTGAAACGGGGATAGGCACATCGCCTCAATGCGTGCCCGAGCGCGGCCAGCGCCCCTGCCTCGGGGCGTAAACGGGCTCACTAGCAGGCGCAGCGTCAGGCTCACGGTCGCGGCCGGCGCTGGCAGCGCCGCCGAGGCGAGCGCGGGGGGCGGCGCGGCCTGGAGGCCGGCTTCAACGCGTTGGCGGGCGAACGGATCGCGGCCCTGGATGTAACGCATGGCCGAGTGCACGTCTCGCCATCCGACGTACTCCATCAGGGCTTTCACGTCCCAGCCGTTGTCATTGGCCCAGCCCGCAAAGCCCCGGCGAAGGGAATGGCTGCTGTAGCCTCCCACGGCCTCCAGACCTGCGGACTGAAACAGGTCGCGCAGCAAGGGGATCAGGCTGTTCGGATGCAACCCTTGGCTGCCGACGTTGCCCCATTGATCGACACGCCGGAACAGCGGGCCTTGAGTTAGCGCGGCTGCCTGCACCCAGGCCTGCGTGGCACTGACCGCGCACAAGCGCGACAGAGCGGGCACCTTGTACGTATTGCCTGCCGACTGTCTGTCGCCCTTGCTGCGCGGCAGGAAGCAGATCATTCCCTGCTCGGGTACCAGTTCCAAGTACTCAATCTGCAGCCGGATCAACTCATCGCCGCGGAATCCTCGCCAAAAGCCCAGTAACACCAGCGCCTTGTCGCGCATGGCACGCAAGGCATACGCGTGGTCGGCGCGCTCCTGGGCCGCCAGCGTGGCTTGGTCCAGCCACCCGACTACTTGGGTCAGCTGGGCCAGCTGCAACGGCGTGGCCTGCTTTTCGATTCGGGGGTGTAGCGTCTGAATGCCCTTGAGGACCTTGCGTACCAGCGGCGTACGCGTGGGATCGACGAACCCGTGCTCGGCGTGCCAATGCGCCAGTGCTGCCAGTCGTTGCTTCAGCGTGTTGATTGCTGCCTTGGGGGCCTGCTCGGCCAGATAGCGGGCCACGCTATCGGGCGTCGCCGGCAGATGGCCACCCCATTCGACCTCGAAGTGGCGCAGCGCCGAGGCATAGCTGCGCTGCGTGTTCTGACGCGTGGCCGCTTCGAGGTAGCGGTCCACATCGCTCACGCCTGGCAGCACTCCGCCGACGCGCAACCGGCCGGTTGTCGCAGCGTAGAGAGGATCGTGCACTCGGCACGTTGTCCGCCATGGCAACTGGCGATCACCCGCTCCAGTTCCCGGGCCATCCTGCGCAGATCCTCCATCCGGGCCTGGATATCAGCCAAATGACTGCGTGCCAGCCGATCTACGTCCATGCAGGACATCTGGTCGTCCCCGGACAACTGCAGCAGGCTGCGGATCTCTTCCAGACTGAAACCCAGATCCCGGCCGCGGGTAATGAAGCGCAAACGCTCGATATCGGCAGGCTCGTAAACGCGATACCCGCTGCCGGTGCGACCAGGTTGGGGTAACAGGCCGATCCGCTCGTAATAGCGGATGGTTTCCAGATGGCACCCACTGGCCTCGGCGGCCTGACTGATCTTCATGTGGCGACTTGACTCTGTAGTAGCTACGGACTTTACCTTGCCCCCTGTCCAGCCGCCAGCCTCCCGCCCGCGCGCCTCTACCCGTGTCCGGAGCTCTCCATGTTGCGCTCACGCCTGATCCGGTATGCCGCGTATCCCGCCCTGATGGGCGCGGTTCTGGCCGGCACGGCCGCAGTATTGGCCGATGGCCTGCCGGCTTGGCCAACCTTGGCGATCCTGGCGACCGCGGGCATTGCCATGGTGGCGCTGCTGGAGTGGCTGCAGCCCTACGAGCCGTCATGGCGCCATAGCCAAGGCGACCTCAAAGCCGACTTGATGCATGGCGCCGTCAACTTTGGCCTGCTGGCCGGCACCGCCTATGGATTGCATGCCTTTCGCGGCCTGCTGCCCGCCGGCAGCCTATGGCCGACCCAGTGGCCCCTGATCGGGCAGATGCTGCTGGCGGGGCTGGTGATCGACTTGGGCCTGTATGCCATGCACCGCTTCAGTCATCGGGTGCGATGGGCATGGAAACTGCACGCTATCCACCACAGCGCTGAGCGCTTGTATTGGCTCAATGGAGAACGTCGTCACCCGTTGAGTGCACTGCTGATGGCCGGCCCGGGCTTGGGGTTGACTGTCGCCTTGGGTGCGCCGCCGCTGGTGATCAGTGCGTGGCTGACACTGATGAGTGTTCAACTGGCTTTCCAACACGCCAACTTGGACTACCGCGTTGGCCCGCTACGTCGCTGGCTAGGCGTGGCCGAAGTACATCGGTGGCATCACAAGCGTGACTATGAAGATGCCCAGGTCAACTTCGGCGAGTTCTTCATGATCTGGGATCGTCTGTGCGGCACCTTCCTTGATCGCCCTGAAACGCTGCGCGCCGGCGAGGTCGGGTTGCGCGAGGAAACGATGCCTGCCAGCTATTGGGCGCAGATGTGCTGGCCGTTTAACGAGGCTCCAGATCAACGGGATACGGCCTTTGCGCAATATCTTTGGCAAGGCGATCAAGCGCTACAACAAGGCGATCTCACGACGGCCTACAAACGGTACGAATTGGCCCACGTGCTCTCGCAGCACCGCACGCGCTTGCACGTGCGTAGTCATTGGGCGTTCGCAAGATGGGCGTGGCAAGCCCACGACATGCGCGAAATGGCTGGACAACTGCTGCGCCTGATGGCCGCTGCGACTCTGACATGGGTGTGGATGCCTAAAGGCAATACCGGTGGCGCTCGGGTAAACGCCTTGCGCACGATGCCGATTCCTTCAGAACTGCGTAATTACATGGAGAACACCCGATGAGTGACTGTGGCTGCCATCACGAGGCCAAGAACGCCCAGGAGCGACGTGTACTGTGGATTGCCTTGGTCCTCAACGCGGCCATGGCCGTCATTGGTGGCATCGCCGGCTGGATTGCCCATTCCACAGGTCTGCTGGCTGACGCGCTGGATATGCTGTCTGATGCCACCGCGTACGCCATTGGATTGGTGGCCATCGGACGCACGGCCCGCTTCAAGGCCAATGCCGCTTGGCTCAGTGGCAGCATTCTGCTGGTGCTGGGTATTGGCGTGCTGGTGGAGGTCGGACGACGGGTACTACAGGGCGCCGAACCACTCAGCGGATGGATGATCGGCACCGCGCTGCTATCGCTTGTAGTCAACGTCATCGTGTTGCGCATGCTCTCGCCGCTGAAGTCCGGGGAGGTCCATCTGCGAGCAACGTGGCTGTTTACCCGAGCCGACGTGGTGGCCAACATCGGCGTCATTCTTGCGGGCGTACTGGTGTGGTGGCTGGCCAATCCCTATCCCGACTATGTGATTGGCACCCTTATCGGTTTGTACGTGATCAAGGAAGCCATCGAGATCCTGCGTGACGCACGTCGGGCCAGCACGCAAGTGGGCAAGCCGACCGCGTGAAGATGCGTGTGCGAGCTCTGCCCGCGTTCCGCTGGCTGCTGGCGCTGAGCCTGGCACTGGGTGCCATATGGCACCCGGTGCTTACGGCGGTGGGCGAAATGCACGAGGCAGCCCATACGTGGTCCGGCGCTCACGCAGTGCTGATGACGTCCCACGCGGCCGCTGATGAGAGCGCCTTGGGCAAATCGCTCCATCAGTTGCATCAACTCGCGCATTGCTGCGCGCACGCAGTCGCCGCTCCGGCGATGACTTGGGCGCCACCTCCTGCTCCGCAGCAGCAGGCCGTAGAGCCACACGCGGTGGAGACGGTGCCCACAGGGCCATTGGTCGATCCGTTCCGACCGCCTATTGCGGGCCAAGCGCTGGCGTAGGCCAGTCCTTAACCCTTGGTCTGAACTTCTGGAGTGTTGCTATGCAAGTGCGACGTGCGGCGCTGGCCGCTTGGTTGCTGCTGGGTGCAGGGATACCTGCCTGGGCGGTCGACCCCATGACATTGGACGACGCATTCGACCGCGTTGCCCAAGCCCATCCAGACCTGCGCCTGGTGCAGGCACGTACCGCGGTACTGGCGGCCGAGCACGAGGGCGCCAATCAGCGCCCGCCTTGGACATTGGGTGCCGAGGTGGAGAATGCCCTGGGTACCGGAGATGCGAGAGGCTTGGACAGCGCCGAGTTCACCGTGAGTCTGAGCTCGGTGCTGGAGCGAGGCGGGAAACTGGATGCGCGCAGGGCCCTGGCGCAGAGCCGCATCGATGCGCTGGCTGTTCAGCGGGAAGCTCGTCGGCTGGATCTGTTGGCTGAAACGGCGCGGCGCTATCTGGCATTGGTTGCAGCGGACAAGGCCGCCAAGATTGCCCAAGTCGATATCCAACAGCGCCAGCGTACCGTGGCCGCTGCTCGTCAACGTGTGCAGGCCGGCGCCTCACCCGAGTCGGTGCTGTTGACTGCACAGGCTGCCTTGGCAAGAGCCGAGCTGGCCCAAGCAAGGGCCTCCCAGCAAGCCAGCGCTGCACGCCAGCATCTGGCCGCCCTCTGGGGGGAGCGTGAACCCGTGTCGGCGCCGGTCGCTGGCAACCCGCTCGCACTACCGGCGATCGGTTCTCTGGAAACCCTTTCCTCAGAACTGCAGCGTTCTCCCGAGCTGGCCCAGTTTGTCGACGAGCGGCGCATTGCCGAAGCACGTTTGAATCTGGCTCGCACAGCAGGCACGTCGGATCTGGCTTGGCAAGTCGGCGTGCGTCGGATGCAGGACACAAGCGACACCGCGCTCGTGGGGGGCATCTCGCTGCCTTTGGGTGCTCGAAGCCGGGCGCAACCAGAGATTCGTGCCGCTGAGGCGGAGTTGGAAGTGCTTTCGATCGAACGTGAGGCGCAGGGAATGGCGTTGTATTCCACCCTGGTCGAAGCCCACGGCCGTTACACCGTCGCCCGTGACGAAGTGGCCCGTCTTCAAGACGATGTGCTGCCCAAGCTGACCAAGGCTGAGCAAGCGGCCGAGCGTGCATATCGCGCTGGGGCCATCAGCTATCTGGAATGGGCGCAGCTGCAGTCCGAAAGGACCGCAGCTCTGCAGCAACAACTGGACGTCGCGCTCGATGCGCAACGTGCCCTCATCGAAATCCAACGGCTCACCGGCCAGGCCATGGTTGCCTCTGCCGCTGCCGCCACCTCCGGAGAGTTGACCCCATGAGCCGTTTCCCCTGGATCGCGCTGGCCCTGACATTGGCCCTGACGGCTTGTAGTGGCCCGGCACCCAATGCCCGTGGCGAGGCCGAAGAAGGCCATGAGGCCGAAGAACAAGGCGAGCACGAAGAACGGCCCCAACAGACCACGATCGAGGCCCAAACGGCACAGTCCGCCGGCATCCGCGCCGCCCGCGTGGGTCCTGGCCAGATCGCCGATGAGCATGAAGTCCAAGGGCTGCTTACGCCGGTCGAAGGTCGCATCGCCCTGGTGACTGCACGTTTCCCCGGTCCTGTGCGTGCCGTTCGCGTA includes the following:
- a CDS encoding helix-turn-helix transcriptional regulator, coding for MSESADKRSNFARRLKQARLGRGLTQAQLGVLAGMEPDVASTRINQYERGVHEPRSATAKQLAEALGVPAALLYTDDDLLAKLLLRWGSLTKQQKRELVKLVEATPGK
- a CDS encoding Tn3 family transposase — encoded protein: MTRTLASLQEEGMELNPEVLGGLSPYRTSHINRFGDYTLDLERKVAPLQFTEIVLEPHWTQIAEPRG
- a CDS encoding site-specific integrase, coding for MSDVDRYLEAATRQNTQRSYASALRHFEVEWGGHLPATPDSVARYLAEQAPKAAINTLKQRLAALAHWHAEHGFVDPTRTPLVRKVLKGIQTLHPRIEKQATPLQLAQLTQVVGWLDQATLAAQERADHAYALRAMRDKALVLLGFWRGFRGDELIRLQIEYLELVPEQGMICFLPRSKGDRQSAGNTYKVPALSRLCAVSATQAWVQAAALTQGPLFRRVDQWGNVGSQGLHPNSLIPLLRDLFQSAGLEAVGGYSSHSLRRGFAGWANDNGWDVKALMEYVGWRDVHSAMRYIQGRDPFARQRVEAGLQAAPPPALASAALPAPAATVSLTLRLLVSPFTPRGRGAGRARARIEAMCLSPFQAHRLDAEGSEYRLTMPVVDAADMDERMAMLLDEMHRVADNHHCFLEASVRAEDGRHWD
- a CDS encoding MerR family transcriptional regulator; this translates as MKISQAAEASGCHLETIRYYERIGLLPQPGRTGSGYRVYEPADIERLRFITRGRDLGFSLEEIRSLLQLSGDDQMSCMDVDRLARSHLADIQARMEDLRRMARELERVIASCHGGQRAECTILSTLRQPAGCASAECCQA
- a CDS encoding DUF3703 domain-containing protein, with the protein product MLRSRLIRYAAYPALMGAVLAGTAAVLADGLPAWPTLAILATAGIAMVALLEWLQPYEPSWRHSQGDLKADLMHGAVNFGLLAGTAYGLHAFRGLLPAGSLWPTQWPLIGQMLLAGLVIDLGLYAMHRFSHRVRWAWKLHAIHHSAERLYWLNGERRHPLSALLMAGPGLGLTVALGAPPLVISAWLTLMSVQLAFQHANLDYRVGPLRRWLGVAEVHRWHHKRDYEDAQVNFGEFFMIWDRLCGTFLDRPETLRAGEVGLREETMPASYWAQMCWPFNEAPDQRDTAFAQYLWQGDQALQQGDLTTAYKRYELAHVLSQHRTRLHVRSHWAFARWAWQAHDMREMAGQLLRLMAAATLTWVWMPKGNTGGARVNALRTMPIPSELRNYMENTR
- a CDS encoding cation diffusion facilitator family transporter — its product is MSDCGCHHEAKNAQERRVLWIALVLNAAMAVIGGIAGWIAHSTGLLADALDMLSDATAYAIGLVAIGRTARFKANAAWLSGSILLVLGIGVLVEVGRRVLQGAEPLSGWMIGTALLSLVVNVIVLRMLSPLKSGEVHLRATWLFTRADVVANIGVILAGVLVWWLANPYPDYVIGTLIGLYVIKEAIEILRDARRASTQVGKPTA
- a CDS encoding TolC family protein, encoding MQVRRAALAAWLLLGAGIPAWAVDPMTLDDAFDRVAQAHPDLRLVQARTAVLAAEHEGANQRPPWTLGAEVENALGTGDARGLDSAEFTVSLSSVLERGGKLDARRALAQSRIDALAVQREARRLDLLAETARRYLALVAADKAAKIAQVDIQQRQRTVAAARQRVQAGASPESVLLTAQAALARAELAQARASQQASAARQHLAALWGEREPVSAPVAGNPLALPAIGSLETLSSELQRSPELAQFVDERRIAEARLNLARTAGTSDLAWQVGVRRMQDTSDTALVGGISLPLGARSRAQPEIRAAEAELEVLSIEREAQGMALYSTLVEAHGRYTVARDEVARLQDDVLPKLTKAEQAAERAYRAGAISYLEWAQLQSERTAALQQQLDVALDAQRALIEIQRLTGQAMVASAAAATSGELTP